In a genomic window of Croceibacterium sp. TMG7-5b_MA50:
- a CDS encoding pre-peptidase C-terminal domain-containing protein, which yields MEKSGSVLTAAFTGAQDAVMAAAHASIAAAIAEGTVSAPAELLVDGTVAPGEDQVYTITLTAGETYLFSLYGNGDSPLSDPLLAIFGPNGNLLEQDDDGGAGVNSLITLTATVTGTYYLLATSFDPTAGGTFTLDSVQAPDGDVVGDTFVNAPVITIGGPVVYGFIDESDAVSPYGSSFNEVDTYQFAAVAGTYVTIEISGGADYETDPFDLRPGELDTIAVIYDAEGNQIAVNDDVAFPGDVSSRVSFLVPETGTYFLDVTSYRGSTGGFSITSQAADLSEVDPLESIIWDNAANVPVGEDNTVYVYFATAGETFGELADDGTSPLPSFGWNEREIQQTMLALTEYTKILGINYAITDNVEQATFRLITTTSEQYGAYFYPQDPAYGTQQGIGAFNVDSGGWDKEGFSGQNLAGDQISLEQGGYAFSVILHEFGHAHGLAHPHDRGGGSDVMLGVSGSTGSYGVFNLNQGVYTVMSYNDAWDFHPDGPTPYSLSNIDSGWSGTLSAFDIAALQERYGVNNPFAQGDDVYLLGDANDAGTYYETIWDTGGVDVIQYNGTKAAQIDLLAATIDYSPTGGGVVSFVDNIWGGYTIARGVVIENATGGAGNDVLLGNGANNVLTGNDGDDTLLGREGNDTLYGGRGNNTLTGGAGNDTFVVSGAFLNASYATITDWEDGDSFRIDTLGGGRVRYEEVEGDTIVYANNVAVATILDTGVYEVLASQEYQFRVASISVVIDGVEAGFTAYGTAQADTLNARAGQFNNISGLGGDDIINGKSGQDFLFGNGGDDLLDGAGGDDSLFGGAGNDTLLGGNGADTLEGGNGNDILDGGRGNDILSGGNGADTFRFSGANQGVDRVLDFDVTEDRLALGVPMRQVTFQDSTEGAQMFFRGELVADFIGVSAADMMASVMPAAGAPGSGSNAMMLNEAWA from the coding sequence GTCATGGCGGCCGCCCATGCCAGCATCGCCGCTGCGATCGCGGAAGGAACAGTGTCCGCGCCCGCCGAACTGCTGGTCGACGGAACCGTGGCCCCCGGCGAAGACCAAGTCTACACGATCACCCTGACCGCGGGCGAGACGTATCTGTTCAGCCTGTACGGCAATGGCGACAGCCCGCTGTCCGATCCCCTGCTGGCGATCTTCGGCCCCAACGGCAACCTGCTGGAGCAGGATGATGACGGCGGCGCGGGCGTCAATTCGCTGATCACGCTGACCGCGACCGTCACGGGCACCTACTACCTTCTCGCCACCTCCTTCGATCCCACCGCAGGGGGCACCTTCACGCTGGACTCGGTCCAGGCGCCGGATGGGGACGTAGTCGGCGACACGTTCGTGAATGCCCCGGTGATCACCATCGGTGGTCCGGTCGTCTACGGCTTCATTGACGAAAGTGACGCGGTCAGTCCGTACGGGTCGAGCTTCAACGAGGTTGATACCTACCAGTTCGCGGCCGTTGCCGGCACCTATGTCACTATCGAGATCAGTGGCGGCGCCGATTACGAGACCGATCCTTTCGACCTGCGTCCGGGCGAACTCGACACCATCGCCGTCATCTATGACGCCGAAGGCAATCAGATCGCCGTGAACGACGATGTCGCCTTCCCCGGCGATGTTTCCTCGCGCGTCAGTTTCCTGGTGCCGGAAACCGGGACCTACTTCCTTGATGTGACGTCCTACCGGGGATCGACCGGCGGCTTCTCCATCACCAGTCAGGCCGCTGACCTGTCGGAGGTCGATCCGCTCGAATCCATCATCTGGGACAATGCGGCCAACGTTCCCGTAGGCGAGGACAACACCGTCTACGTCTACTTCGCCACCGCGGGGGAGACCTTTGGCGAGCTGGCCGATGACGGCACCAGCCCGCTGCCGTCGTTCGGCTGGAACGAACGCGAAATCCAGCAGACAATGCTGGCGCTGACCGAATATACCAAGATCCTGGGCATTAATTACGCCATCACGGACAATGTCGAGCAGGCGACATTCCGCCTGATCACCACGACCAGCGAACAGTACGGCGCCTACTTCTACCCGCAGGATCCGGCCTATGGCACGCAGCAGGGCATCGGAGCCTTCAACGTGGACAGCGGCGGCTGGGACAAGGAAGGCTTCTCCGGTCAGAACTTGGCCGGCGACCAGATCAGCCTGGAACAGGGCGGTTACGCCTTCAGCGTCATCCTGCACGAATTCGGCCACGCGCATGGCCTGGCGCACCCGCATGACCGGGGCGGCGGGTCCGACGTGATGCTGGGCGTGTCGGGGTCGACCGGTTCCTACGGCGTGTTCAACCTGAACCAGGGCGTCTACACCGTGATGTCCTACAACGATGCGTGGGACTTCCACCCGGACGGCCCGACGCCGTATTCCCTCAGCAATATCGACAGCGGCTGGTCCGGCACGCTCAGCGCATTTGACATCGCGGCGCTGCAGGAACGTTACGGCGTGAACAATCCCTTCGCGCAGGGTGACGACGTCTACCTGCTGGGTGACGCGAACGATGCCGGCACCTATTACGAGACGATCTGGGATACCGGCGGGGTCGACGTCATCCAGTACAACGGCACCAAGGCCGCGCAGATCGACCTGCTGGCCGCGACCATCGACTATTCGCCGACCGGCGGCGGCGTCGTGTCGTTCGTCGACAACATCTGGGGCGGCTACACCATCGCGCGCGGCGTGGTGATCGAGAACGCGACCGGCGGTGCCGGCAACGACGTGCTGCTGGGCAATGGGGCCAACAACGTCCTGACCGGCAATGATGGCGACGACACGCTGCTGGGCCGCGAGGGCAACGACACGCTGTATGGCGGTCGTGGCAACAACACGCTGACCGGTGGCGCCGGCAACGACACCTTCGTGGTCAGCGGGGCGTTCCTCAACGCCAGCTACGCCACGATCACCGATTGGGAGGATGGCGACAGCTTCCGGATCGACACGCTTGGCGGTGGCCGGGTGCGGTACGAGGAGGTCGAGGGCGACACGATCGTCTACGCCAACAACGTGGCCGTGGCGACGATCCTCGACACCGGCGTGTACGAGGTACTGGCATCGCAGGAATACCAGTTCCGCGTCGCCTCCATCTCGGTGGTGATCGACGGCGTGGAAGCGGGCTTCACCGCCTACGGCACCGCGCAGGCGGACACGCTGAATGCCCGTGCGGGCCAGTTCAACAACATCAGCGGGCTTGGCGGCGACGACATCATCAACGGCAAGAGCGGGCAGGACTTCCTGTTCGGCAATGGTGGTGACGATCTGCTCGACGGTGCGGGCGGCGACGATTCGCTGTTCGGCGGTGCCGGCAACGACACCCTGCTGGGCGGCAATGGCGCCGACACGCTGGAAGGCGGCAACGGCAACGACATCCTGGATGGCGGGCGCGGGAACGACATCCTGTCGGGCGGCAACGGGGCGGACACGTTCCGCTTCAGCGGCGCCAACCAGGGCGTCGACCGGGTGCTGGACTTCGACGTGACGGAAGACCGGCTCGCCCTCGGCGTGCCCATGCGGCAGGTGACGTTCCAGGACAGCACCGAAGGCGCGCAGATGTTCTTCCGCGGCGAACTGGTCGCCGACTTCATCGGCGTCTCCGCCGCCGACATGATGGCGTCCGTCATGCCTGCCGCCGGCGCGCCGGGTTCCGGCAGCAACGCCATGATGCTGAACGAAGCCTGGGCCTGA